AAAAAAGCCCACATTTTCATCCACCGTTAAGGAGTCAAATAGGGCAGCTTGTTGGAAAACTAAGGCAATTCGCATCGGTTGATGGCCGTCTTCAATAATGCCTTTGCGTCGTTTCCCTTTCAGGTAAATTTCGCCGCGATCTAGGGGTAATAATCCGGCAATGAGCCTTAAAATCGTTGATTTTCCCGTACCAGATGGGCCAATAACGACCAAGGCCTCTCCACGATAAATCGTCAAATCAATTTCATCAAGAATGACATTACCACCAAAGGACTTAGAAACGCCTCTGAGTTCAATTAAGGGTTCTTTGACCATCTTTGCTCCAAAGGTTGCTTTTTGCTGCTCTCAGACAATATAGCAAAGGCAGATAAGCAGTTTTGTTCAAAACTTAGAGACTGAGATCCCAAGGAGTGCCTTCTAAACAAGCTCCGTCTAAGGAGGCTCCTTCTAAAATAACTCGTTCAACTTGAGAGCAGAATAAATTGGCCTCACTGAAATTAGTCCCTCTGAGGATGGCACCATTGAGAATGGCTTCTTCTAAATCTGCTTGAGATAAATCAGCCCCCGATAAATTCGTATTGCTTAAATCAGCTTGTTGTAAAATCGTTCCGACTAAGGTTGCGCCCCGTAAATCGCACCCCCTTAAATCAACCCTTGTTAAGTCTAAATGGCTTAAGACTGCCCCCGCGAGAAACGCTCCCGCTAAACTGATATTGTTGCCCGCTATATCTAATAAAATCGCTCCCCGTAAATCGGCATTACGACAGTCAGCCTCTCTTAAATCAGCCCCCGTCAGATCCGCTCCCCGTAAGTTGGCCCGTAAATTAGCACCCCGTAAATTGGCTCCGCTTAAATCAGCACCCGATAAGTTAGCCCCAGATAAATCTATTCCCGCTAATTCTTTGATTTTGCCCTGACAAATATCCGCTAAATTGATGGTTTGATTCATTTTTTTTGCCTCCATGTTGATTAAACTTCTGACTTCAAACTTCAAACTTCTGACTTCATTTTGTCGCTTCTTCTAACCAGATAGCTGGCAGTTGACTAGGCCTATCTGGTAAGGCCATTAACCCCATTTCTGTGAGACGAATAATCGTCGTTAGGGAGTCGAGTAAAGTAGGATCAAACCAACTGTCTCGATAGTCAAGGCATTTTTCTAAGGCTTCCCCTAAACTAAGGGCCTGGCGATCGCCTCTGGGTTGGGTTAATTCTTGGAAGTGGGCAACTAACCCTAAAATTCGGGCCTCTATCATGATTTCTTCCCCTTTTAACCCATTGGGTTTGCCGCTACCATCCCAATGCTCTAATTGCTCTTTCACAATCTCTTTGATGGCATGAAGTTCGGACATGGTAGATAATAATTGGGCCCCTAAAACTGAGCGATCGCGCCAAAAAGCATAACTCGCATCGTTTAATTGCTCTGGGGTTTGTTTAAAGACTTCTGACGGGGCTTCTGCTAATCCGATACGATAGAGTAATCCGGCCAAACGCAGTCGTCTCAGTTTTAAGGTGGGTAAGTCGATTAATTGTCCTAGGGTTTCTGCTAAGGCAGATACTTGTAAGGAGGCAATGGGATTATCTCGATCGCGCTCATCAACCCGTTGGGCCATTCTTAAAAAGGCCTGTAACTTACTCGCGGCTAAATTGCGGTTTAATCTGAGGGCCTGACCTTCTAAGTCTACCAGTTCTCTGGTTTGACGGTTAATGGTGACTAATTGTTGTTGACTGGTTTGTAAATAGGTGACAATGCGGGAGACAACCCCACTGAGATCGGTTTTTTCCTCACTAGGGGTTGTGGTAATTTGGGTTTGAATATCGGTTAATTTATCGGCTAATTCTGGGTTATAGGGACGCATTTCCTCGATTAAGATCTTGGCTGCTTTTTCCACCGGTGTGCGATCAAATGTCCAAAATCCGTAGAATTTTCGCTCTGTATCAACTTGGGGTTGGGTATCTGCGCGATATTCTTCGGGGGAAAGTTCATGACATAGGAGCATCGCCGCATAATCTGGGGCTAAAATGATGAGATTCCATTCATGGACGAGGGGATCATCTTCCTTGAGATGAACTAAGGAAACCTGGTCTAATTTCCCTGTTTTATGACTCTCAAATCCACTATCGGCCATGGCCGCGATCGCAATATGACGGGAACATTGGGCAATCTCATGATAGCGATCGGCTTCTTGTAAGTACCATTTTCCTCGTTGGAAGGTGACAAGCACTAAGGGATATTGTTCGGGATTTTCTGGGGTACTCTGTAAAATATGGTCTTCTAAGGCGTGACAAAGGGCAACTAGGGTGTTTTTGAAGTAAACACCGTAACTTGAGGGTAGTTGACCATCGGGAAGGGCGGTTTTGAGTTGGTTTAGGATAGACTCAGGTAACATTAGGGATTGACTAAATGGCTCTTGATAGTGGGGTTATTTTAAACTAAGCATAACTATAGCTTATCTGATTAATCAATCAAATTGTGAATCCCGAAAATTGCTATTCTTGAGGCAGAAACTTCAAACCGTGAAACAATTTAACTGGAATGAGGATAAAAACAGGCAACTTCAGCAAGAACGAGGAATTACGTTTGATGATATTATAAAATCAATGCAACAAGGCAAACTACTAGATATTATTCAACATTACAATGCTGATAAATACCCTAATCAAAAAATCTTTATTGTTCAACTAGATAGTTATGTTTATGTTGTTCCTTTTGTAGAGACTGACTTAGAAATTTTTCTTAAAACAATTATTCCTAGTCGTAAAATGACCAAAAAATATTTAGGAGATAATTAGACAATGAACTCCCTAACCCCAGAAGAAAAAAATATATTAGATAGTGTTGAACAAGGTAAATGGCAAAGCGTCGATCATCTTTCTGAAGAAATTAATCGTTATCAGGATTATGCAAATCATCATATAAATCGGCAAACAATAGAAGTTACGTTATCAGTAGAAGATGCTCAAAAAATTCAAGGGTTAGCCAATCAACTAGGTACATCTATTGTTGATTTAAGTCAAGAAATCTTGCATAGATATTTACAAGGAGAATTTCAATAAATAGATTCACTAATGAATAATTAATAATTATTTATTGATAATTTTTGTTGTTTTGTAAAACCCTTGCTTAAAAAGTATACTTTAATATAATTTATTCTCACAACAAATGTTTGATAATTTAGGTGATCGCTATTGGCTAAAAAATGCCCATGTTCCTCTCTGTCTTTTGGAAAATATAACTGATTTACCTCAAACCAGAGAAGGATTATGTAATCTTGATCTAGAAATTTATCACGGTAAAATTAGACAAATTATTCAGAGTAATTCTAATTTACCAGATCGTCCTGGGGTTGATCTGAAAAAAGGGATTATTTTTCCTGGATTTATTGATCTGCATACCCATTTAGATAAGGGACATATTTGGGAGCGATCACCCAATGTATTAGGGACTTTTGACCAAGCATTAATTACTGCTAAAAAAGATGCTCAAACCTATTGGAAATCAGAAGACATTTATCAACGGATGGAATTTGGATTGAAATGTAGTTATGCTCAGGGAACTGTTGCTATTAGAACCCATTTAGATTCTTTTGGTGAACAGGCAAAAATTAGCTTTGATGTGTTTAATTCTTTACGGGAAAGATGGCAAAACAAAATTATCCTTCAAGGGGTTTGTTTAGTCGGATTAAATTATTTTTTAACAGATGAAGGCGAAGAATTAGCAAATTTTGTTGCTAATAATCAATCAATTTTAGGGGGCGTTGCTTATATGAATCCCCAGTTAGATGAACAATTAGATCGTTTTTTTTCTTTGGCAAAAGAACGAAATTTAGAGCTAGATTTCCATGCCGATGAGACAGGAGATCCTAATTCAATTTGTTTACAAAAAATTGCTCAAGCAGCTATCAAAAATAAATTTACAGGTAAAATTTTATGTGGTCACTGTTGTAGTTTAGCGGTTCAATCACCTGATGTTGTTGACAAAACAATTAAGTTAGTAAAAGAAGCCAATATTAATATTGTTAGCTTACCGATGTGTAATTTATATTTACAGGATAGAAAGCCAAATCATACCCCAAGATGGCGTGGTATAACTGATGTCCATGGCTTTAAAAAACAAGGAATTTCCGTTGCTTTTGCCAGTGATAATTGCCGAGATCCTTTTTATGGATTTGGAGATCATGATGGTTTAGAAGTGTTAAAAGAAGCGGTAAGAATTGCTCATTTAGATACTGCTTATGATGACTGGGTTTGTAGTGTAAATAAAACCCCTGCTGAGATCATGGGATTAGACAATTTAGGAAGAATAGGTCTGGGTTTAACTGCCGATTTAGTAATTTTTAAAGCCCGTTACTTTAGTGAATTATTTTCCCGTCATCAAAGCGATCGCCTCGTTTTACGTCAAGGAAAATCCATTGATACAAACTTACCTGACTATGCTGAATTAGATCAATTAACTATAATAAAAATTTGGGACACCGTAAGTCAAAGCGAAAGGATTAATTAACCGTGACTGACACCAATTTAGATTTTTTAGCTCAAAGCGATCCAACCCTTGCCAGTATGATTCAAGGAGAACTGCAGCGTCAACGGGAGCATCTAGAATTAATCGCTAGTGAAAATTTTACCTCTCCAGCCGTCTTAGCAGCCCAAGGCTCGGTGTTAACCAACAAATATGCGGAAGGATTGCCCAAAAAACGCTATTATGGCGGTTGTGAATGGGTAGATCGGGCGGAACAATTAGCCATCGATCGCGTTAAAGAACTATTTGGGGCTGCCCATGCCAATGTACAACCCCATTCAGGGGCCCAAGCCAATTTTGCCGTATTCTTAGCTCTGCTGAACCCTGGGGATACCATCATGGGAATGGACTTATCCCATGGGGGACATTTAACCCATGGCTCCCCTGTTAACGTTTCAGGAAAATGGTTTAAGGTTTCTCATTATGGGGTTAGTCCTGAGACGGAACGGCTTGATTATGACAAAATTTTAGAATTAGCCCGCAAAGAAAAGCCTAAAATGCTGATTTGTGGTTATTCTGCCTATTCTAGAATCATTGACTTTGAGAAATTCCGAGCCATCGCTGATGAAGTGGGAGCCTATTTAATGGCGGATATTGCCCATATTGCCGGATTAGTCGCCACTGGTCATCATCCTAGCCCTATGTCCTATTGTGATGTAGTTACAACCACCACCCATAAAACCTTACGGGGTCCAAGGGGAGGTTTAATTATGACCAATAACCCCGAATTAGGCAAACAGTTCGATAAGGCCGTATTTCCAGGAACCCAAGGAGGCCCCTTAGAACACGTTATCGCCGCCAAAGCAGCCGCCTTTGGAGAAGCCCTTAAGCCAGACTTTAAGGTCTATTCTGGGCAAGTGATTGCCAATGCCCAGGCCTTAGCTAATCAATTGATGGTACGGGGCTTTAAACTCGTTTCTGGTGGCACGGATAACCATTTAATGTTAGTGGATCTTCGTTCCATTGGTATGACAGGGAAAGAAGCGAATAACCTAGTCAGTGGCATTAATATCACGGCGAACAAAAATACCGTTCCCTTTGATCCCCAATCTCCCTTTGTGACCAGTGGTTTGCGTCTGGGTTCCCCCGCTATGACCACCAGAGGGCTAGGAACCGAAGAATTTGTCGAAATTGGCAACATCATCGCTGATTGTCTCTTAAATCCCCAGGATGAAGCGGTTAAACAAGACTGTTTGAGTCGGGTTAAGACTTTATGCGATCGCTTTCCTTTGTATCCCCATCTCAATATTCCTCTTCCTGTGCTTGCCTAATCATTAATGATTCGGGTGATGGGGTGATGGGGTGATGAGAAACTTTTCTTCTTACTTCCTCACTCCTTCTAGAAGACTGAAACCTACATAAAAATTGACATTTTTTGACATTATGTCTAGGAATTATGGCGGCTCTTGGTCAATCAATTATTTATTGACGAACCTTGGAATTAAATGTTAGAATGAGGAGAATTGTGACGGAAAACTTAGTTAATTCACTTTCTCTTAAATAAGGGAAAACCAAGCCAGAAAAACTATCATGAATAAACTGTCAAAAAGTTCTGGACAACCGTTACGATTAAATTAAAAAACAACGAAAGTTAGTTATAAAATGCCGATGGCTTATCGGTTTAATCCTGTGGACTAGAAGAGACAGATCTCCTAGGTTGAAGCAGGAATTGTACGCTAATATTGTCTAGTATTGCTTAAGTTTCATGAAGCAGTAACGTAGGTGGTAAATCTTGTTACACTCGACCCAAGGGAACAGATCAGGCCCATGTCAATGCCAGGAGAACTATACCATCTCGCCGCCTTTTTAATCGCCCTTACTGTAGTTTGGTGGAGTACCCCCATCATCAATCGGTTTGGACGACAAAGGGGACTTGTCGATAATCCTAAAAACGACGAAAATAACCGAAAAATGCACCGACGCCCCATGGTTCGGTTAGGGGGAGTTTCCATCTTTGCCGGAACTATCACTGCTCTGTTATTGGTGTGGGTTTTTGGTGGGTTTGGCTGGCTTCCCCCCAATAAAGAATGGGAAATTTGGGGCGTAACCTTAGGGGGTGTGGCCTTCTTTCTCATTGGGTTAGCAGATGACCTTTATAATTTAAGCCCCATGCGTCGCCTCATTTTACAAACCGTTGTGGCCAGTTGTGCTTGGGGGGTGGGGGTTCGGATTGACTTCCTTTCCGTTCCTTTTGCTGATTTGGTGCAATTGGGCTGGTTTAGTCTGCCGATAACGGTTATTTGGCTGGTGGGCATGGCCAATGCCGTTAATTGGATTGATGGGTTGGATGGCTTGGCCGCAGGGGGTTGCGGTATTTCTGCGGTGGTGATGATGGTTTTAACCCTATTTATGGAACAACCGGCCGCTGCCTTAATTGCCGCAGCATTAGCAGGGGCCGCTTTGGGCTTTCTTCGTTACAATTTTAATCCCGCTCAGATTTTTATGGGAGATGGGGGAGCCTATTTTATGGGGTTTACCCTGGCAGGTGTTGGGGCCGTTGGTTTAGTTAAGGTTGCGGCCGTGGCTACTGTTGCGGTAACGGCTGTGTTATTACCCTTTGTGGTGTTGGCCGTTCCTATTGTGGATATGTCAGCGGTGATTATTTCCCGTATTAGTCAAGGAAAATCCCCTTTTAGTGCGGATAAACGCCATTTACATCATCGTCTCATTCAAGCGGGTATTTCCCATCGTCTGACGGTATTATTTATCTATGCCTTGACTTTATGGGTGGGTAGTATCGCCCTTGGTTTATCTAATATTCCTAGCGGTTGGGGATTTGCGATCGGTGCAACGGTATTATTAGGGTCTGTCGGTTGGCAAGCTTGGCGCAAAAGTCGTAAGCTTCGCAGTTAATATCATCAGCAAGAAGTAATCCAAAAAATTGTTTTTAGAAAAGCTTTAAACCTTGACCTTCTAAATACATTTCCTGCCAAGAAGGTTGACGATAATCACTATTTTCTGCTTGATCAACGAAACCAACCACATTTGGTAATTCTCTCATGTTAATTTCTTGGTTGACAAATTGCAGCAATTTTTGTTGAAGATCTCCAGGATAATCTCGAATAATGGGATGTTGCACCACTAAGGAATGATATTTGCCTTCTTCGGGATCTGTCACCACATCCAGACTAAACAAAGCTAAGGGACGGACAAAAATTCCCGTGGCTGCAATTCTAAAACTATCATCAACTTTATGTTGTTTCAGAATTACCACAAAATGTCCACCCTCTGGAATATCATAGGGGACTTCATTGCGATCAAGGACGGGTTCAACTTCAAGATTATAACCCAAGGTTAACCCTTCTTCTAGGGTCATATTTTCGTATTTTTGATCAGGATGGGGAACATAAATTGTAAACTGATGTAAGTCTAACCAAGGATTATTGATCGCCTCATCGGTTTCCGATTTCCAAGCATTATAACGTTGCTTCATACCTTGACCAATGTAACTTTCTTGGTTACAAATATTGATTAACGCTAGATTGAGAACACATTGATCGAATTTGTTGGTAGCGAGAATTTCTGAGGGGAGAAGTTCCATGAAAGTTTACCCTGATGTTTGCAGTGGGGTCGAATAGCTTTATGCTGGCACTGTTAGGATCATTCTATCATCCGTCGTCAGTTTCTATCTGTTTCCTGTGAACAATATGGAACTATAATAGAGAAGTTTTATTCTTAATAATTATGCTATATCTTGACTCTGCTATTCTCACAGAAGCGCAAATTGCTGTTCAATTGGGATGGGTAAAAGGAATTACCACCAATCCTACCCTACTCGGAAAAAGTGACTTATCCCCAGAGGATACCTTAAAACAATTAGGGGCGATTAGTCCCGGAGAACTCTATTATCAATTAACCGCAACAGATTATGACTCAATGATTACTGAGGGACGGAAAGCTTATCAAATTATTGGTGAAAAAACTGTCTTAAAAATTCCTGCTACAGCCGTTGGTTTTCAAGTTACGGCCACTCTTTCATCAGAAATCACTTGTGCTGTGACGGCAATTTATAGCGGCGCACAAGCGGTAATTGCGAAGGAAGCGGGAGCCAAATATGCTATTGCTTATGTTAACCGAGCAACCCGCTTATTAGGGGATGGGTTAGCTTTAGTTAAAGAGATGGCCCAATTACTTAAAAATAGTAACACTGAAATTTTAGCAGCAAGTTTAAAATCCCCCAGAGAAGCGGCAGATGCTTTACAAGCAGGGGCGGCTCATTTAACTTTACCCTTAGCTATTTTACAAGGGATGACTACTCATGAATTATCAGAACAAACGGTGACAGAATTTAATGAAATAGGAAAAGGTATTAGTTTCAACTAATGGATCATGATTGATTTCTTCTTGTTAAAATGCAAAGTGAAAAACTGATTATTCTCCTAATTATTACCCTGTTTACGACAGTTTTCTTTAGTTCTCTTTTACTGTTAATGGCAGGAACAAAAGCAGCCATTATGGGAGGTTTACTTATTCCTGCTTTAGTCTTTTCTTATTGTTTTCCTCGTTGGAGTATTTTAGTTTTTTTAATTTATTTACCCTTGGGAGGAACTATTACTTATGCGATCGCAGGGGTTTTTAAACCTATTGGCGGCGAAGTCACTTATACCCGTTCCTATCCTTTATTTCATTTAGCTAAGGATGCTTTCTATTTTCCTGCTTTTTTTGCCCTAGTTATTGGTCATCAAGTTTGGCCAAAGCTTCGACCTAAAATTAAACCTTTATTGATAGTATTAGGGATTTTTGTCTTACTTTGTTTATTAACTTTTTTCTTGGTTAATTTACCGCAACAATTAGCAGGAAGTGATGATAAAGTATTATTAATGGGCATCATTGGGCTAAAAATTTGGTTAGGATATATTCCCTTAATTCTCTGCGGTTATTATTGGATTAATAGTCAGAAAAATTTAATTTTATTAAATCGAATTTTCGTGATTCTGATTTTGATTTCTAGTATTTTCTGTCTCATTCAATATTTACTATTAATCAATGGAATTTGTGCAGGAAATATCGATTTACCTGAGCCAGCGAATACAAAAGCAACTCTCCAAGCTCAATGTTTTGTGGGTGGCTCTTTATTATATAATCCCCCTCAAGATTTAATTCGACTGCCAGGAACTTTTGTGTCCCCTTGGCAATGGTCTTGGTTTCTCGTTTCCAGTAGTTTTATAACCTATGGAGCAATGCTTAGTGAGCCTTCTCGTGTCTGGCAAGGAATAAGTTTTAGCTCAATAATTACCGTTTTAATTGCTGCTCTGATTTCGGGACAAAGAACGGCTTTATTATTGGTTCCGTTGATTTATGTAATCTTACTTTTGATCACAGAAAACCGTAAAAAAATATTACTTCTCAAGTTAGGACTCATCTTTGGTTTAACTATAATAATTACGTTTCAACTGTTGTCTTTTGGGGAAATAATCGGAGATTTTATTGATCGCTGGAAATATTCTCCCCCTCAAGAATTTATGGTTAATCAATTTCAATGGTTAGCCAGCGATCGCCTAAAATGGTTAGGCCATGGATTAGGGACAACAGCTAGTGCAGCCCGTAGTTTAGGTACTATTCAACTAATTGAAGTTTTTCCTGTCAAAGTCATTTATGAAATCGGTATCTTAGGATTTTTAGGATTTTTGGCCGTCGTGACGACTTTAACCATTCTTACCTTTAAAGCTTATCGTTCTCTCAAAACTCCGGCTTTAAGCCGTCTTGGACTGTGTTTATGGCTGTTTATTCTCTTTATCAGTTATAATCCCCATTATTACCCCCTAGCCGTCGATCCAGTCGCTGTTTACTATTGGTTTGTGGCAGGGATGTTATTGAAATTACCAGAGTTGGAAGAGGAAAATTTGATATAAAAAGACTGGGTAAGCTTATCGGGCCTCCCAGTGCTGTCACGGAATTCAGTTCACCTCTTACTATAACAGGGACTTTTTAGGGGTTTGTGGGAGTCAGATTTCAGGGATAATTTTTGAGGGTTAAAAATGTCTGTAACCCAGATCGCGGTTGAAGTGTAATGTAGTCTATCATACAATTTATCTGAGTTGTCATTTTTCCTGAATTTTAGCCGGCCAGAGAGGGTTAAAAGTCTGATGATGACTACAATTCAGCCTGAGTACCCTAAGGGGGATCTTCTGAACCCTAAATACCTTCACCATAGATGAGAAATATCAGTCCCTAACCCTAAAACTCTTGAATATTTAGCTGTAAACTATTATTGATCAATCTTGAGGGATTGAGTACAATTCTAAATCAATTTAATTAACGACAGGAATCCTTAGGCGTTAGGGGTTAGAAGGAATATGAATCACGCCAAGCCTATTAAACGCACCTAACATAATTTCAATGGCCAAGGCAGCTTGCATAATGGCAAAAACCCAACCCACCAACAATAAAACAGGAATGCCAATGACTTTCATGATTTTGTCAGCAAAGACTATTCCCAAATAATTTAACCCCATCATTAAGACAATGAAGGCCAAAATTTTCCATTCTAAAGCAGGATTTCCTTGAGCAACCACCATATAAAATAAAATCGCCACTACCCCATAGGGCGTAATAATCACAGGGGTGGTTAAGGGAGACAACGCTAAGGCAAAGGTTTTGGATAAAGGGGTGTCTGCTGTGACTTTTTGTCCTCCCATGGGTTGGGGTTGCATGGTGATTACCTTGAGAGCAAAGAGCAACAAAATTAAGCCACCGGACAATTGTAAAGCTTCTAAGGAGATTTGCCATTTAGCTAAGGTATTACGTCCCACAAAGGCAATAAAAATACAAACGGCAGTGGAAATAATCCCTGATTGTAAGGCAACTTGATTACGAAATTTCGGGGTTGCTGCTTGGGTTAAGCGATAAAAGGTGGGAATTGTCTTAATCGGGCCCAGGGTTAGGAAAAAAATGGTAAATACATAGGATAAGCGAGGCATAATTTTTGAGTATCTTAACTCTAAAATTTAACTGCCCTAAGTTTACTGATAAAAATACCTTCCCACAATCAGGAAGGTATCCATAAGGGACAATGAGTTTAACTGTAAACCCTTATCCTTAGAGATCGCCACCCCGAAACGCCAGCAAAAAGATGACGATGGGGCCAGCAATGACAATCAAAGCAACAAAGGTTAATTGAAAAATAGGCTCTAGATTTAGGGCGGCTAATAATTCCATATGTTCTCCTGAATTTACCCAATGAATGATATTTAGAGGCAGCAATGCTAAAAAAACCATAGTCTATAATACCTGGGAAGGCTTCTTTGTTTTTCAGTAACGACACAAAAATATATAAAGTTTTGTTACAAAATGGAAATTAACAGAATGATTGTACGAGAAGAATGGCGATGTGTAGAGGGTTGTGGAGCTTGCTGTCACCTTGATCCTAGCGATCGCCCTGATTTAGAGGATTATCTCAGTCCCGAAGAATTACAGCATTATTTAAGTTTAGTCGGGGAAGACGGTTGGTGTATCAATTTTGAGCATCAGACCCGAAAATGTCGTATTTACGAACAACGGCCCCGTTTTTGTCGGGTACAACCCGAAAATTTTCATGAGATGTATGATATTGACGTGGCAGAATTTAACGAGTTTGCCATTGACTGTTGTCGTCAACAAATTGAAGGGGTTTATGGGGAAGAAAGCGAGGAAATGCAGCAGTATAATCAAGCAATTCGCCCATAACCTTAAAATGAGAGGAGTCCCTCAAAATTTGCCAATATGACTACAATTAAACCCGTCGAAACCGAAAATCAACCTTCTTCAGCATCCTCAGCAGAAGAATCATCTGTTAAGGTAAAATCATGGAGTTTTTGGACAGTTTTTAGCTCCACTTTTCTGACGATCTTTTTGGCGGAAATGGGGGACAAAACCCAATTAGCTACCTTATTAATCAGTGCTGAATCCCAGTCTCCTTGGGTTGTTTTTCTGGGGGCAGCAATGGCGTTAATTGCTACCAGTTTATTAGGGGTATTAATTGGCTATTGGATCGCTCGTCGTTTATCACCAAAAACCCTAGATTTAGCGGTAGCTTTATTATTGCTGTTGATTACTGGATTATTGATGGGTGATGTCATTAGTTAACCAAAATTTATTAATTATGAGGCGGTTAAAAAATGGATTGGCAACTATTTGGATTGAGTTTTATTACTGTATTTTTAGCAGAGATTGGCGATAAGAGTCAGTTAGCAGCGATTGCTTTAGGGGGAAGTTCTCAGTCTCCCCGTGCTGTTTTTTTAGGTTCAATTACTGCTTTGATTTTAGCCAGTTTTTTAGGGGTAATTGCTGGAGGAACTGTCGCTCATTTTTTACCGACAAAAGTTTTAAAAGCAATAGCTGCCATTGGCTTTGCGGTGATGGCCTTACGACTTTTATGGCCAGACTTAGGAGAAGATTAAAGTTGTTCAATTATTTCCGATTTGCTGAGTAGTTTGGCCTCTAAATTCTCTTGAGGATTAGGGCGTAAAGATTGATAAACTAAGGCACCTCCGAATCCAATCATCAGCCCTCCCAAAACAATTGAAAAGTAACCGGATATGACTAAAATAGAAATACTACAAGAGGGAATAAGTTGAGTAATACTTTTGGTA
This genomic window from Crocosphaera sp. UHCC 0190 contains:
- a CDS encoding pentapeptide repeat-containing protein produces the protein MNQTINLADICQGKIKELAGIDLSGANLSGADLSGANLRGANLRANLRGADLTGADLREADCRNADLRGAILLDIAGNNISLAGAFLAGAVLSHLDLTRVDLRGCDLRGATLVGTILQQADLSNTNLSGADLSQADLEEAILNGAILRGTNFSEANLFCSQVERVILEGASLDGACLEGTPWDLSL
- a CDS encoding HD domain-containing phosphohydrolase yields the protein MLPESILNQLKTALPDGQLPSSYGVYFKNTLVALCHALEDHILQSTPENPEQYPLVLVTFQRGKWYLQEADRYHEIAQCSRHIAIAAMADSGFESHKTGKLDQVSLVHLKEDDPLVHEWNLIILAPDYAAMLLCHELSPEEYRADTQPQVDTERKFYGFWTFDRTPVEKAAKILIEEMRPYNPELADKLTDIQTQITTTPSEEKTDLSGVVSRIVTYLQTSQQQLVTINRQTRELVDLEGQALRLNRNLAASKLQAFLRMAQRVDERDRDNPIASLQVSALAETLGQLIDLPTLKLRRLRLAGLLYRIGLAEAPSEVFKQTPEQLNDASYAFWRDRSVLGAQLLSTMSELHAIKEIVKEQLEHWDGSGKPNGLKGEEIMIEARILGLVAHFQELTQPRGDRQALSLGEALEKCLDYRDSWFDPTLLDSLTTIIRLTEMGLMALPDRPSQLPAIWLEEATK
- a CDS encoding BrnT family toxin, whose translation is MKQFNWNEDKNRQLQQERGITFDDIIKSMQQGKLLDIIQHYNADKYPNQKIFIVQLDSYVYVVPFVETDLEIFLKTIIPSRKMTKKYLGDN
- a CDS encoding cytosine deaminase, whose protein sequence is MFDNLGDRYWLKNAHVPLCLLENITDLPQTREGLCNLDLEIYHGKIRQIIQSNSNLPDRPGVDLKKGIIFPGFIDLHTHLDKGHIWERSPNVLGTFDQALITAKKDAQTYWKSEDIYQRMEFGLKCSYAQGTVAIRTHLDSFGEQAKISFDVFNSLRERWQNKIILQGVCLVGLNYFLTDEGEELANFVANNQSILGGVAYMNPQLDEQLDRFFSLAKERNLELDFHADETGDPNSICLQKIAQAAIKNKFTGKILCGHCCSLAVQSPDVVDKTIKLVKEANINIVSLPMCNLYLQDRKPNHTPRWRGITDVHGFKKQGISVAFASDNCRDPFYGFGDHDGLEVLKEAVRIAHLDTAYDDWVCSVNKTPAEIMGLDNLGRIGLGLTADLVIFKARYFSELFSRHQSDRLVLRQGKSIDTNLPDYAELDQLTIIKIWDTVSQSERIN
- the glyA gene encoding serine hydroxymethyltransferase produces the protein MTDTNLDFLAQSDPTLASMIQGELQRQREHLELIASENFTSPAVLAAQGSVLTNKYAEGLPKKRYYGGCEWVDRAEQLAIDRVKELFGAAHANVQPHSGAQANFAVFLALLNPGDTIMGMDLSHGGHLTHGSPVNVSGKWFKVSHYGVSPETERLDYDKILELARKEKPKMLICGYSAYSRIIDFEKFRAIADEVGAYLMADIAHIAGLVATGHHPSPMSYCDVVTTTTHKTLRGPRGGLIMTNNPELGKQFDKAVFPGTQGGPLEHVIAAKAAAFGEALKPDFKVYSGQVIANAQALANQLMVRGFKLVSGGTDNHLMLVDLRSIGMTGKEANNLVSGINITANKNTVPFDPQSPFVTSGLRLGSPAMTTRGLGTEEFVEIGNIIADCLLNPQDEAVKQDCLSRVKTLCDRFPLYPHLNIPLPVLA
- a CDS encoding MraY family glycosyltransferase, with translation MPGELYHLAAFLIALTVVWWSTPIINRFGRQRGLVDNPKNDENNRKMHRRPMVRLGGVSIFAGTITALLLVWVFGGFGWLPPNKEWEIWGVTLGGVAFFLIGLADDLYNLSPMRRLILQTVVASCAWGVGVRIDFLSVPFADLVQLGWFSLPITVIWLVGMANAVNWIDGLDGLAAGGCGISAVVMMVLTLFMEQPAAALIAAALAGAALGFLRYNFNPAQIFMGDGGAYFMGFTLAGVGAVGLVKVAAVATVAVTAVLLPFVVLAVPIVDMSAVIISRISQGKSPFSADKRHLHHRLIQAGISHRLTVLFIYALTLWVGSIALGLSNIPSGWGFAIGATVLLGSVGWQAWRKSRKLRS
- a CDS encoding transaldolase family protein — encoded protein: MLYLDSAILTEAQIAVQLGWVKGITTNPTLLGKSDLSPEDTLKQLGAISPGELYYQLTATDYDSMITEGRKAYQIIGEKTVLKIPATAVGFQVTATLSSEITCAVTAIYSGAQAVIAKEAGAKYAIAYVNRATRLLGDGLALVKEMAQLLKNSNTEILAASLKSPREAADALQAGAAHLTLPLAILQGMTTHELSEQTVTEFNEIGKGISFN
- a CDS encoding MarC family protein, with the protein product MPRLSYVFTIFFLTLGPIKTIPTFYRLTQAATPKFRNQVALQSGIISTAVCIFIAFVGRNTLAKWQISLEALQLSGGLILLLFALKVITMQPQPMGGQKVTADTPLSKTFALALSPLTTPVIITPYGVVAILFYMVVAQGNPALEWKILAFIVLMMGLNYLGIVFADKIMKVIGIPVLLLVGWVFAIMQAALAIEIMLGAFNRLGVIHIPSNP
- the psb30 gene encoding photosystem II reaction center protein Ycf12/Psb30; translated protein: MELLAALNLEPIFQLTFVALIVIAGPIVIFLLAFRGGDL